A DNA window from Micromonospora sp. NBC_01739 contains the following coding sequences:
- a CDS encoding response regulator transcription factor, protein MSRVLVVEDEESFSDALSYMLRKEGFEVSVAATGTAALTEFDRSGADIVLLDLMLPEMSGTEVCRQLRQRSHVPIIMVTARDSEIDKVVGLEIGADDYVTKPYSPRELVARIRAVLRRQSVETVESGSATLVAGPVRMDIERHVVTVAGAAVQLPLKEFELLELLLRNAGRVLTRGQLIDRVWGADYVGDTKTLDVHVKRLRSKIEPEPSSPRHIVTVRGLGYKFEP, encoded by the coding sequence TTGAGCCGGGTACTGGTGGTCGAGGACGAGGAGTCGTTCTCCGACGCCCTGTCGTACATGCTCCGCAAAGAGGGCTTCGAGGTCTCCGTGGCCGCCACGGGCACCGCGGCTCTGACCGAGTTCGACCGCAGCGGCGCCGACATCGTGCTGCTCGACCTGATGCTGCCCGAGATGTCCGGTACCGAGGTCTGCCGTCAGCTACGCCAGCGCTCGCACGTGCCGATCATCATGGTCACCGCCCGGGACAGTGAGATCGACAAGGTGGTGGGCCTGGAGATCGGGGCCGACGACTACGTCACCAAGCCGTACTCCCCCCGGGAGCTGGTGGCCCGGATCCGGGCGGTGCTGCGCCGGCAGAGCGTGGAGACCGTGGAGTCGGGCTCCGCCACCCTGGTCGCCGGGCCGGTCCGAATGGACATCGAGCGGCACGTCGTCACGGTCGCCGGGGCGGCCGTGCAGTTGCCGCTGAAGGAGTTCGAGCTGCTGGAACTGCTGCTGCGCAACGCCGGGCGGGTGCTCACCCGGGGCCAGCTCATCGACCGGGTCTGGGGCGCCGACTACGTGGGCGACACCAAGACCCTGGACGTGCATGTCAAGCGCCTGCGCTCCAAGATCGAACCGGAGCCCTCCTCGCCACGGCACATCGTCACCGTGCGGGGTCTCGGCTACAAGTTCGAGCCCTGA
- a CDS encoding MDR family MFS transporter, producing the protein MRAAKGWLQETTGGLPKIFWYLWTGTLINRLGSFVLVFLAIYLTQERGFSASQAGVVLGLWGAGGAVGATVGGTLSDRWGRRPTLLTAHLGGAVMMLALGFAHELWAVGLGALLLGLFAEAARPAFGAMMIDVVPERDRLRAFSLNYWAINLGFACAAVLAGFAAQAGYLLLFVINAATTLVTAVIIFIKVRETRTITVSTRASAAPVNAFRAILNDRVYLWFVGLNLLGALVFLQHISMLPIAMADSGLSPATYGSVIALNGVLIVVGQLFIPRLIRGRSRSHVLALAAVVMGLGFGLTAFADAAWFYGLTVLIWTVGEMLNSPSNATLIAELSPSELRGRYQGAFSLSWQLAGAIAPILGGLVREQAGNAALWFGCAGIGLVMAVAHLVSGPARERRALALRTAGAPSAPLKTAEPVGPSGG; encoded by the coding sequence GTGCGTGCGGCAAAGGGCTGGCTCCAGGAGACCACCGGTGGTCTGCCGAAGATCTTCTGGTACCTGTGGACCGGCACCCTGATCAACCGGCTCGGCTCCTTCGTCCTCGTCTTCCTGGCGATCTACCTGACCCAGGAACGCGGATTCTCCGCCTCCCAGGCCGGGGTCGTGCTGGGTCTCTGGGGAGCCGGTGGTGCGGTCGGCGCCACCGTCGGCGGCACCCTCAGCGACCGGTGGGGACGGCGACCCACCCTGCTCACCGCCCACCTGGGCGGCGCGGTGATGATGCTGGCGCTGGGCTTCGCCCACGAACTCTGGGCGGTCGGGCTGGGTGCCCTGCTGCTGGGCCTGTTCGCCGAGGCGGCCCGACCGGCCTTCGGGGCGATGATGATCGACGTCGTGCCCGAACGGGATCGACTGCGGGCCTTCTCGCTCAACTACTGGGCGATCAACCTGGGCTTCGCCTGCGCCGCGGTGCTCGCCGGCTTCGCCGCCCAGGCCGGCTACCTGCTGCTGTTCGTGATCAACGCGGCCACCACACTGGTCACCGCCGTGATCATCTTCATCAAGGTGCGGGAGACCCGGACCATCACGGTCAGCACCCGAGCCAGCGCCGCCCCGGTGAACGCCTTCCGCGCCATCCTGAACGACCGGGTCTACCTGTGGTTCGTGGGGTTGAACCTGCTCGGCGCGCTGGTCTTCCTCCAGCACATCTCGATGCTGCCGATCGCGATGGCCGACTCCGGACTGAGCCCGGCCACCTACGGCTCGGTGATCGCGCTCAACGGGGTCCTGATCGTGGTCGGCCAACTCTTCATCCCCCGACTGATCCGGGGGCGCAGCCGGTCACACGTCCTGGCCCTGGCGGCGGTGGTGATGGGCCTCGGCTTCGGCCTGACCGCCTTCGCCGACGCGGCCTGGTTCTACGGGCTGACGGTGTTGATCTGGACCGTCGGCGAGATGCTCAACTCACCCTCCAACGCCACCCTCATCGCCGAGTTGTCCCCGAGTGAACTGCGGGGCCGCTACCAGGGCGCCTTCTCCCTCTCCTGGCAGTTGGCCGGCGCCATCGCACCCATCCTCGGCGGTCTGGTGCGGGAACAGGCCGGCAACGCCGCGCTGTGGTTCGGCTGCGCCGGCATCGGCCTGGTGATGGCGGTGGCCCACCTGGTGTCCGGGCCGGCCCGGGAACGGCGGGCCCTGGCCCTGCGTACCGCCGGGGCCCCGTCCGCGCCGCTGAAGACGGCTGAGCCGGTCGGTCCCAGCGGCGGTTAG
- a CDS encoding CGNR zinc finger domain-containing protein, translating to MNFDAYARTGVDLVNARLDGLDDLRAIFPDDNAWMRDEVVERDLAVFRRVQKRLRDVFEYGTSGRDAEAVAELNSLLEAFPVQPRISGHDSSDWHMHVTSRGSSVSSEFLAGAVWGLSVWLCEYGSARFGVCADDRCGNVYLDTSSNCCRRFCSERCATRSHVAAHRARKRAAVPTQTDPLTPVS from the coding sequence GTGAACTTCGACGCGTACGCCCGGACCGGAGTTGACCTTGTCAACGCCCGCCTGGACGGCCTCGACGACCTACGGGCTATTTTCCCGGACGACAACGCCTGGATGCGAGACGAGGTCGTGGAGCGCGACCTGGCGGTCTTCCGGCGGGTGCAGAAGCGGTTGCGCGACGTCTTCGAGTACGGCACCTCCGGGCGCGATGCCGAGGCGGTGGCCGAGTTGAACTCGCTGCTGGAGGCGTTCCCGGTGCAGCCGCGCATCTCCGGCCACGACTCCAGCGACTGGCACATGCATGTGACCAGCCGGGGCTCCTCGGTCAGCTCGGAATTCCTCGCCGGTGCGGTGTGGGGGCTGTCGGTATGGCTCTGCGAGTACGGTAGCGCCCGTTTCGGTGTCTGTGCGGACGACCGCTGCGGCAACGTCTACCTGGACACCTCGTCGAACTGCTGCCGCCGGTTCTGCTCGGAGCGGTGCGCCACCCGCTCCCACGTGGCCGCGCATCGGGCCCGCAAGCGGGCGGCCGTGCCGACCCAGACCGACCCGCTGACCCCGGTGTCCTGA
- a CDS encoding phosphoglyceromutase: MTASEGPTVGTLVLLRHGESDWNAKNLFTGWVDVDLTEKGENEARRGGELLREHDLLPDVVHTSVMRRAIRTAELALNAADRHWIAVRRSWRLNERHYGALQGKNKKQTLEEYGEEQFMLWRRSYDTPPPPIADDDEWSQVGDPRYALLPTELMPRTECLKDVVERMLPYWYDSIVPDILAGRTVLVAAHGNSLRALVKHLDQISDEAIAKLNIPTGIPLRYDLDPQLRPQTLGGTYLDPEAAKAAAAAVANQGR, encoded by the coding sequence ATGACAGCGAGCGAGGGACCCACCGTCGGGACGCTGGTCCTGTTGCGGCACGGCGAGAGCGACTGGAACGCCAAGAACCTCTTCACCGGCTGGGTCGATGTGGACCTGACCGAGAAGGGCGAGAACGAGGCGCGCCGCGGCGGCGAGCTGCTGCGCGAACACGACCTGCTGCCGGACGTGGTGCACACCAGCGTGATGCGCCGCGCCATCCGTACCGCCGAACTGGCGTTGAACGCCGCCGACCGGCACTGGATCGCGGTGCGTCGGTCGTGGCGGCTCAACGAGCGGCACTACGGCGCCCTGCAGGGCAAGAACAAGAAGCAGACCCTGGAGGAGTACGGCGAGGAGCAGTTCATGCTCTGGCGCCGTTCGTATGACACCCCGCCCCCACCCATCGCCGACGATGACGAGTGGTCTCAGGTGGGCGACCCGCGGTACGCGCTGCTGCCGACCGAGCTGATGCCCCGTACGGAGTGCCTCAAGGACGTCGTCGAGCGGATGCTGCCGTACTGGTACGACTCGATCGTGCCGGACATCCTGGCCGGTCGGACGGTGCTGGTGGCGGCGCACGGCAACTCGCTGCGCGCCCTGGTCAAGCACCTGGACCAGATCAGCGACGAGGCGATCGCCAAGCTGAACATCCCCACCGGGATTCCGCTGCGCTACGACCTCGACCCGCAGCTGCGTCCGCAGACCCTCGGCGGCACCTACCTGGACCCGGAGGCGGCCAAGGCGGCCGCCGCCGCGGTGGCCAACCAGGGCCGCTGA
- a CDS encoding sugar phosphate isomerase/epimerase family protein, with translation MTSRVPVLLSTSSVFPERTAAAFQLAAELGYDGIEVMVWTDAVSQDAGALRGLAEHYGVPVLSVHAPCLLVTQRVWSPDPWERLRRSAILAETLQAPTVVVHPPFTWQRDYARTFADGLDEVAGEFGGIHIAVENMYPVRMAGRQFVPYAPGWDPTTVGYASYTLDLSHCAASHTDALGMADRMGSGLAHVHLGDGTGEGRDEHLVPGRGGQPCAELLRSLAGRGFTGSVAVEVTTRGAKSRQDREADLRQSLAFAREHLSATPVEA, from the coding sequence GTGACCTCCCGAGTTCCCGTACTCCTGTCCACGTCCTCGGTCTTCCCTGAACGCACCGCGGCGGCCTTCCAACTGGCCGCCGAACTCGGCTACGACGGGATCGAGGTGATGGTCTGGACCGACGCCGTCAGCCAGGACGCCGGGGCGCTACGGGGGCTGGCCGAGCACTACGGGGTGCCGGTGCTCTCCGTGCACGCCCCCTGCCTGCTGGTGACCCAGCGGGTCTGGAGCCCGGACCCCTGGGAGCGGCTGCGCCGCTCGGCCATCCTGGCCGAGACGCTCCAGGCCCCGACCGTGGTGGTGCACCCGCCCTTCACCTGGCAGCGGGACTACGCCCGCACCTTCGCCGACGGGTTGGACGAGGTGGCCGGGGAGTTCGGCGGGATCCACATCGCGGTGGAGAACATGTACCCGGTCCGGATGGCCGGCCGGCAGTTCGTGCCGTACGCCCCCGGCTGGGATCCGACCACGGTCGGCTACGCCTCGTACACCCTGGATCTGTCGCACTGCGCCGCCTCGCACACCGACGCCCTCGGGATGGCCGACCGGATGGGCTCGGGCCTGGCCCATGTGCATCTGGGTGACGGCACCGGGGAGGGCCGGGACGAGCACCTGGTGCCCGGCCGGGGCGGTCAACCCTGCGCCGAACTGCTGCGGTCCCTGGCCGGGCGGGGTTTCACCGGCTCGGTGGCGGTCGAGGTCACCACCCGGGGCGCGAAGAGCCGGCAGGACCGCGAGGCGGACCTGCGTCAGTCCCTGGCCTTCGCCCGCGAGCACCTCAGCGCCACCCCGGTCGAGGCCTGA
- the mshA gene encoding D-inositol-3-phosphate glycosyltransferase gives MADLHTGVGRQRGALPWPRPRRIATLSVHTSPLHQPGTGDAGGMNVYILEIARRLAEADVEVEIFTRATSGDLPPVVEVVPGVHVRHVMAGPLEGLTKEELPGQLCAFTAGVLRAEAARPPGYYDLIHSHYWLSGQVAWLAKDRWGVPLVHTAHTLAKVKNAQLAAGDRPEPKARVIGEEQVVAEADRLVANTRVEAEDLIDRYAADPTRVAVVEPGVDLDRFRPPAGDRDAATRTARARLGLPTTGHLVAFVGRIQPLKAPDVLIRAIAALRQQDPALAREVSVVICGGPSGSGLDRPTALIELAASLGVADRVHFMPPRTGAELPLLYQAADLVAVPSYNESFGLVALEAQACGTPVVAAAVGGLVTAVRDQVSGVLVDSHDPVDWAHTLAGLLPDRARRARLAVGAAQHARNFSWHRTAEGLLAVYGEALVTHRARLTSALAASC, from the coding sequence GTGGCGGATTTGCACACCGGTGTCGGTCGTCAGCGAGGTGCCCTGCCGTGGCCGCGCCCTCGACGGATCGCAACCCTCTCGGTGCACACCTCGCCCCTGCACCAGCCCGGCACCGGGGACGCGGGCGGCATGAACGTCTACATCCTGGAAATCGCCCGGCGGTTGGCCGAGGCCGACGTGGAGGTGGAGATCTTCACCCGCGCCACCTCGGGTGACCTGCCCCCGGTGGTGGAGGTCGTCCCCGGGGTGCACGTCCGGCATGTGATGGCCGGTCCGCTGGAGGGGCTGACCAAGGAGGAACTGCCCGGTCAGCTCTGCGCCTTCACCGCCGGGGTACTGCGGGCCGAGGCCGCCCGCCCGCCGGGCTACTACGACCTCATCCACTCCCACTACTGGCTTTCCGGCCAGGTCGCCTGGCTGGCCAAGGACCGCTGGGGGGTGCCGCTGGTGCACACCGCGCACACCCTGGCCAAGGTCAAGAACGCCCAGCTGGCCGCCGGGGACCGGCCCGAACCCAAGGCCCGGGTGATCGGCGAGGAACAGGTGGTCGCCGAGGCCGACCGGCTGGTGGCGAACACCCGGGTGGAAGCCGAGGACCTGATCGACCGGTACGCGGCCGACCCGACCCGGGTGGCCGTGGTCGAGCCCGGGGTGGACCTGGACCGCTTCCGCCCACCGGCCGGTGACCGGGACGCCGCCACCCGTACCGCCCGGGCCCGGCTGGGCCTGCCCACCACCGGTCACCTGGTGGCCTTCGTGGGCCGGATCCAGCCCCTGAAGGCCCCGGACGTGCTGATCCGGGCGATCGCGGCACTGCGCCAGCAGGATCCCGCGCTGGCCCGCGAGGTCTCCGTGGTGATCTGCGGTGGGCCCAGCGGCAGCGGACTCGACCGGCCCACCGCCCTGATCGAGTTGGCCGCCTCCCTCGGTGTCGCCGACCGGGTGCACTTCATGCCACCGCGTACCGGGGCCGAGTTGCCCCTGCTGTACCAGGCGGCCGACCTGGTGGCGGTGCCCTCGTACAACGAATCCTTCGGCTTGGTCGCCCTGGAGGCCCAGGCCTGCGGTACCCCGGTGGTGGCCGCCGCCGTCGGCGGCCTGGTGACCGCGGTACGGGACCAGGTCAGCGGGGTGCTGGTGGATAGCCATGATCCGGTCGACTGGGCGCACACCCTGGCGGGTCTGCTGCCGGACCGAGCCCGCCGAGCGCGCCTGGCGGTCGGTGCCGCCCAGCATGCCCGCAACTTCTCCTGGCACCGCACCGCGGAGGGCCTGCTAGCCGTCTACGGTGAGGCCCTGGTGACCCACCGCGCCCGCCTGACCTCCGCCCTGGCGGCCTCCTGCTGA
- a CDS encoding ATP-binding protein produces MWAVTAAVAGALAAGVVVGLWLSGLLPEAPGPGGSPRRGWGPLRFGKGRDTIVEDVQVGLGRRAIDSLRAGVVVLDAEDLPVLVNPAARALGLLRTGAQPGSVIAHPLVRTLAGQVRRTGVRREIELDLPRGRDKENPLGVHLRAMGLGNGHVAVEAVDVTESHRLARVRRDFVANVSHELKTPIGALQLLAEALLDATEPASAGPPDRSEDLVAARRFAERIQHESTRLGRLVQELLELTRLQGAEPQPAPEPVAVDWVISEVIDRTRTAATARRITVAVEGQRGLTVYGSDSQLATAVANLVENAVNYSSADTTVLVTARATADHVEIAVTDQGIGIAPNEVDRVFERFYRADQARSRATGGTGLGLAIVKHIASNHGGRVEVTSTLGGGSTFTLRLPARPPEDLLSALPGIEPGPAEVPQS; encoded by the coding sequence ATGTGGGCAGTGACGGCGGCAGTGGCCGGGGCGCTGGCGGCCGGAGTGGTCGTCGGGCTCTGGCTGTCCGGACTGCTGCCCGAGGCGCCTGGTCCGGGCGGCTCCCCCCGCCGGGGGTGGGGCCCGCTCCGGTTCGGTAAGGGGAGGGACACGATCGTCGAGGATGTGCAGGTCGGTCTGGGCCGACGAGCGATCGACTCGCTGCGTGCGGGGGTCGTGGTGCTCGACGCCGAGGACCTGCCGGTGCTGGTCAACCCCGCAGCCCGGGCGTTGGGGCTGTTGCGTACCGGGGCCCAGCCGGGTTCGGTCATCGCGCATCCGTTGGTCCGTACCCTGGCCGGGCAGGTCCGACGCACCGGGGTGCGTCGGGAGATCGAGCTCGACCTGCCCCGTGGCCGCGACAAGGAGAACCCGCTGGGGGTGCACCTGCGGGCGATGGGGCTGGGCAACGGCCATGTGGCCGTGGAGGCGGTCGACGTCACCGAGTCCCACCGCCTGGCCCGGGTCCGCCGGGACTTCGTGGCCAACGTCAGCCACGAGTTGAAGACGCCGATCGGCGCGCTGCAACTGCTGGCCGAGGCCCTGCTCGACGCCACCGAGCCGGCCAGCGCCGGGCCGCCGGACCGCTCCGAGGACCTGGTCGCCGCGCGTCGCTTCGCCGAACGGATCCAGCACGAGTCGACCCGACTGGGCCGGCTGGTGCAGGAGTTGCTGGAGCTGACCCGGTTGCAGGGCGCCGAACCGCAGCCCGCCCCGGAACCGGTCGCGGTGGACTGGGTGATCTCCGAGGTGATAGACCGCACCCGGACCGCGGCCACCGCCCGCCGGATCACCGTGGCGGTAGAGGGGCAGCGTGGGCTGACGGTGTACGGCAGCGACAGCCAGTTGGCCACGGCGGTGGCGAATCTGGTGGAGAACGCGGTCAACTACTCGAGCGCGGACACCACCGTCCTGGTCACCGCCCGGGCCACCGCCGATCATGTCGAGATCGCCGTCACCGACCAGGGCATCGGCATCGCCCCCAACGAGGTGGACCGGGTCTTCGAACGCTTCTACCGGGCCGACCAGGCCCGTTCCCGCGCCACCGGCGGCACCGGGCTCGGGTTGGCGATCGTCAAGCACATCGCCAGCAACCATGGCGGACGGGTCGAGGTGACGAGCACCCTGGGTGGTGGGTCCACCTTCACCCTCCGGCTGCCCGCCCGCCCCCCGGAGGATCTGCTGTCCGCCCTGCCGGGTATCGAGCCCGGTCCGGCCGAGGTCCCGCAGAGTTGA
- the phoU gene encoding phosphate signaling complex protein PhoU gives MRDEFRAELQAVSHLLVEMAEGVRAALRQATRALLAADRRAAETVIEQDAQIDELYRQVEERVCDLLARQAPVASDLRAMITALHVAADLERMGDLADHVAKTALRRHPSPAVPAELRPVFTDMATIADRMAEKIAGVLAHPDADLAAELDSDDDAMDELHRGLFGVLLGADWPYGVETAIDATLLGRFYERFADHAVNSAEHVVYLITGKPA, from the coding sequence ATGCGCGACGAGTTCCGGGCCGAACTGCAAGCCGTCAGCCATCTGCTAGTGGAGATGGCCGAGGGTGTCCGGGCGGCGCTACGACAGGCGACCCGGGCCCTGCTCGCCGCCGACCGGCGGGCCGCCGAGACCGTCATCGAGCAGGACGCCCAGATCGACGAGTTGTACCGGCAGGTGGAGGAGCGGGTCTGTGACCTGCTGGCCCGGCAGGCCCCGGTCGCCTCCGACCTGCGGGCCATGATCACCGCCCTGCATGTGGCCGCCGACCTGGAGCGGATGGGCGACCTGGCCGACCATGTGGCCAAGACCGCCCTGCGCCGCCACCCCTCCCCCGCCGTGCCGGCGGAACTGCGGCCGGTCTTCACCGACATGGCGACCATCGCCGACCGGATGGCGGAGAAGATCGCAGGGGTGCTGGCCCACCCGGACGCCGACCTGGCCGCCGAACTGGACAGCGACGACGACGCGATGGACGAGCTGCACAGGGGCCTGTTCGGGGTGCTGCTCGGCGCGGACTGGCCGTACGGGGTGGAGACCGCCATCGACGCCACCCTGCTGGGCCGCTTCTACGAACGGTTCGCCGACCACGCGGTCAACAGCGCGGAACACGTCGTCTACCTGATCACCGGCAAACCCGCCTGA
- a CDS encoding glutathionylspermidine synthase family protein — protein MRRVEVSPRPDWDSTIREQGLVYVDTELPDGEVMSYWDETAAYAFDLDEVLRLEEATEELHRMSVAAAEHVVARNRYAEFGIPRWAAEAVARSLRESPPTLYGRFDLWYDGSWPPKMLEYNADTPTALVEASIIQWFWLEHTRPELDQWNSLHERLVGAWAKIGAGLHDHRVHVVWSNEEESGEDHMTAGYLAETARQAGLEVTLLPIQQIGWDGRRFIDRTDQPITTCFKLYPWEWMLAEPYGPLALEPGTPTTWIEPAWKLLLSNKALLAVLWELYPGHELLLPAYLDSPRGMSEYVAKPLLGREGAAVRIVTPTGEFNNPGDYGDEGFCYQEFRALPEFAGNRLVLGSWTVDGESAGVGLRESASLITDGYARFLPHYIDAPRGG, from the coding sequence ATGCGCCGCGTAGAGGTCAGCCCGCGTCCCGACTGGGACAGCACCATCCGGGAGCAGGGTCTGGTGTATGTGGACACCGAACTGCCCGACGGCGAGGTGATGTCGTACTGGGACGAGACCGCCGCCTACGCCTTCGACCTGGACGAGGTGCTGCGGTTGGAGGAGGCCACCGAGGAGTTGCACCGGATGTCGGTGGCCGCCGCCGAGCATGTGGTGGCCCGCAACCGGTACGCCGAGTTCGGCATCCCCAGGTGGGCGGCCGAGGCGGTGGCCCGATCCCTGCGGGAGTCCCCGCCGACCCTCTACGGCCGGTTCGACCTCTGGTACGACGGCAGTTGGCCGCCGAAGATGCTGGAGTACAACGCCGACACCCCCACCGCCCTGGTCGAGGCGAGCATCATCCAGTGGTTCTGGCTGGAGCACACCCGGCCGGAGCTGGACCAGTGGAACAGCCTGCACGAGCGACTGGTCGGGGCCTGGGCCAAGATCGGTGCCGGGTTGCACGATCACCGGGTGCATGTGGTCTGGTCGAACGAGGAGGAGTCCGGCGAGGACCACATGACCGCCGGCTACCTGGCCGAGACCGCCCGCCAGGCCGGGCTGGAGGTCACCCTGCTGCCGATCCAGCAGATCGGTTGGGACGGCCGTCGCTTCATCGACCGGACCGACCAGCCGATCACGACCTGCTTCAAGCTGTACCCCTGGGAGTGGATGCTCGCCGAGCCGTACGGCCCACTGGCCCTGGAACCGGGCACCCCTACCACCTGGATCGAGCCGGCCTGGAAGCTGCTGCTGTCGAACAAGGCGCTGCTGGCGGTGCTCTGGGAGCTGTACCCCGGCCATGAGCTGCTGCTGCCGGCCTACCTCGACTCACCGCGCGGAATGTCGGAGTACGTGGCCAAGCCGCTGCTGGGCCGGGAGGGTGCGGCGGTACGCATCGTCACCCCCACCGGGGAGTTCAACAATCCGGGTGACTACGGCGACGAGGGTTTCTGCTACCAGGAGTTCCGGGCCCTGCCGGAATTCGCCGGAAATCGGCTGGTCCTGGGGAGCTGGACGGTCGACGGTGAGTCGGCCGGGGTGGGGCTGCGGGAGAGCGCGAGTCTGATCACTGACGGCTATGCGCGATTCCTGCCGCACTACATCGACGCGCCGCGCGGCGGATGA
- a CDS encoding Ppx/GppA phosphatase family protein, whose translation MRLGVLDVGSNTVHLLVVDAQRGGHPWPAHSEKAVLRLAEQLGPDGALPPAGVDALVEAVGAARASATALKVDELLAFATSAVRDATNGAEVLARVQETTGVRLEVLPGADEARMTFLAVRRWFGWSAGRLLVLDIGGGSLEIAAGADEYPDQAVSLPLGAGRLTRDRLVVDPQSPAPPGPQAVDELREYVESLLEPVAERMAEVGWERPVATSKTFRTLARLAGAAPSSAGIWTRRRLTRAGLRQVLGFIRHIAPAQLAELEGVSAARAHQLLAGAVVADSVLRRLGVDSLDICPWALREGVILDRLDRLAPE comes from the coding sequence ATGCGACTGGGTGTCCTGGACGTCGGTTCCAACACGGTGCACCTGCTGGTGGTCGACGCCCAGCGGGGTGGGCATCCCTGGCCGGCGCATTCCGAGAAGGCGGTGCTGCGGCTGGCCGAGCAGTTGGGGCCGGACGGTGCCCTGCCCCCGGCCGGCGTGGACGCCCTGGTCGAGGCGGTCGGCGCGGCCCGCGCCTCGGCCACCGCGCTGAAGGTCGACGAACTGCTCGCCTTCGCCACCTCCGCGGTGCGCGACGCCACCAACGGCGCCGAGGTGCTCGCCCGGGTCCAGGAGACCACCGGCGTACGCCTGGAGGTGCTGCCGGGGGCCGACGAGGCCCGGATGACCTTCCTGGCGGTGCGCCGGTGGTTCGGTTGGTCGGCCGGTCGGCTGCTGGTGCTGGACATCGGGGGTGGCTCGCTGGAGATCGCGGCCGGTGCCGACGAGTACCCCGACCAGGCGGTCTCCCTGCCGCTGGGGGCGGGCCGGCTGACCCGGGACCGGCTGGTGGTGGATCCGCAGAGCCCGGCACCGCCGGGACCCCAGGCGGTCGACGAGCTTCGGGAGTACGTGGAGAGCCTGCTGGAACCCGTGGCCGAGCGGATGGCCGAGGTGGGCTGGGAACGCCCGGTGGCGACCTCCAAGACCTTCCGTACCCTGGCCCGGTTGGCCGGGGCCGCCCCCAGCAGTGCCGGCATCTGGACCCGTCGCCGACTGACCCGCGCCGGGCTGCGCCAGGTGCTCGGCTTCATCCGGCACATCGCCCCCGCCCAGTTGGCCGAGCTGGAGGGGGTCAGCGCCGCTAGGGCGCACCAGTTGCTGGCCGGTGCGGTGGTCGCCGACTCGGTGCTGCGCCGCCTGGGTGTCGACTCCCTGGACATCTGCCCGTGGGCGCTGCGTGAGGGAGTGATCCTAGATCGACTGGATCGGTTGGCGCCAGAGTGA
- a CDS encoding YbjN domain-containing protein, whose amino-acid sequence MSDLGALIESVCAERELPCAVTGPGSYAVTLPGTHKLKTICNLIVGEHALRIEAFVMRQPDERREELWAWLLQRNARMYAVSFSIDAVGDIYLTGRVNPAGVDADELDRLLGAVLSYADESFDTMLEIGFGSSIRREWEWRVKRGESTANLAAFAHLFEPSKTTGTEPAETAGDGGGRGPNRT is encoded by the coding sequence ATGAGTGACCTGGGTGCCCTGATCGAGTCGGTCTGCGCCGAACGGGAACTGCCCTGCGCGGTTACCGGTCCCGGCTCGTACGCGGTGACCCTGCCCGGTACGCACAAGCTCAAGACGATCTGCAACCTGATCGTCGGTGAGCACGCGCTGCGGATCGAGGCGTTCGTGATGCGCCAGCCGGACGAGCGGCGTGAGGAACTCTGGGCCTGGCTGTTGCAGCGCAACGCCCGGATGTACGCGGTGTCGTTCTCCATCGACGCGGTCGGCGACATCTACCTGACCGGCCGGGTCAACCCCGCCGGAGTCGACGCCGACGAGCTGGACCGGCTGCTCGGCGCGGTGCTCAGCTACGCCGACGAGTCCTTCGACACCATGCTGGAGATCGGCTTTGGCAGTTCCATCCGCCGCGAGTGGGAGTGGCGGGTCAAGCGGGGCGAATCGACCGCCAACCTGGCGGCCTTCGCCCATCTCTTCGAGCCCTCGAAGACCACCGGCACCGAACCCGCCGAGACTGCCGGCGACGGCGGGGGGAGGGGTCCGAACCGGACCTGA